GTGCTCTCCGCGGGCTTCGGCGAGAGCGACGACGAGGACGGCGCCAGCCGCGAGCGAGCGCTCCGCGAGATCGCCGCGGAGCACGACCTCGTGCTCGTCGGCCCGAACGCGCTCGGCGTCCTGAGCACGCGCCGGTCGATGAACGCGAGCTTCGGGCCGTCGCTCCCCGACCCCGGCGGCGTCTCCGTCTTGAGTCACTCCGGCGCGGTGGTGACGGCGACGCTCGACTGGGCGGCCTCGAACGACGTCGGCGTGCGCGACGTCGTCTCCCTCGGGAACGGCACGGGAATCGACGAGGCGGACGTCCTCCGGTACTGGGGCGCGGACCCGGACACCGACGTCGTGTTCGCGTACCTGGAGGACGTCCAAGACGGCGACCGGTTCGTCGAGGCGGCCCGCGAGGTGTCGCGCACGACGCCCGTCGTCGGGCTGAAGTCCGGTCGGTCCGAGGCGGGTGCGTCGGCCGCGGCGTCCCACACGGGCGCGCTCGTCGGCGACGACGCCGGGTTCGACGCCGCGTTCGACGCGGCTGGCGTGGTGCGTGCGGCGAGCCAACAGGCCGCGTACGACCTCGTCGGCGCGTTCGCACGCCAGCCCCTGCAGCGCGGCGACCGCGTCGCCGTGGTGACGAACGCCGGCGGCCCGGGCGTCCTCGCGACCGATGCGGTCTCGGACGCCGACCTGTCGCTCGCCTCCCTCTCGGCGGAGACGCGAACCCGCCTCGCCGAGTCGCTGCCAGACGCCGCGAGCGTCACCAACCCGCTGGACGTCCTCGGCGACGCGACCGTCGACCGGTTCGTGAACGCGCTCGAGGTCGTGCTCGCCGACGACGGCGTGGACGCGGCGATCGTCGCCTCGACGCCGCACCCGCTCGTCGACGGTCCGGAACTCGTCGCCGGGATCGGCGACGCGAGCAGGCGGTACGGGAAGCCGGTCGCGACCTGCTTCTCGGGCGGTCCACCGACCGCGGAGACGACCGCCGCGCTCGCGGACGCCAGCATCGTGAACTATCCCGACGCGGACCGGGCGGCGAACGCGCTCGCAGCGCTAGCGACCCAGGCCGAACGTCGGCGACACCCCAGGCACGCCCCCCAGCCAGTCGACGCCGACCGAACGCGAGTCGCCGACGTGCTGGACCGCGCCGCGTCCGAAGGCCGCGACACGCTCGGCGTCAACGCGATGGCGGTCCTCGACGCCTACGGCGTGTCGACGCCGGCGGGCGAACTCGTGACGTCCCCGGCGGACGCGGCGCGGTTCGCGACCGCCGCGGACGGCCCGTTCGCGATCAAGGTGGCGAGCCCGGATCTGGTCCACAAGTCCGACGTCGGTGGCGTCCGCGTCGGCGTCCCCGCCAGCGACGTCGAGGACGCGGTCGCCGAAGTGCTCGAGACGGTCCACGAGCACGCTCCGACCGCGGACGTGACGGGCGTGCTCGTCCAGGAGCTCGCCCCCGACGGCGTCGAGTGCGTCGCCGGCGTCACCCGCCACGCCCGCTTCGGGCCGATGGTGACGTTCGGCCTCGGCGGCGTCCTCGTCGAACACCTCGACGACGTCGTGCACGGCCTCGCACCGCTCTCGCAAGACGACGCCCGCCAACTCGTCGAGTCCGTCGACGCCGCCGAAATCCTCGACGGCGCACGCGGCTCGGACCCGGTCGACCTCGACGCCCTCGCGGCCGCCCTCGTCCGACTCTCCTGGCTCGCAGTCGACCACCCCGAACTGGTCGAACTCGAGGTCAACCCGTTCGTCGCGACGCCGGACGGGGCGGTCGCCGTCGACTTCCACGCCGAACTCCAGAACGACAAGTAGGACTGCAGGGCTGGGAGCGTTCGCCGACTATTCGAAGTCGCCGCTTGCGTCTCTCACAGTAAGCCTGCCACGACGAGGAGGGCGATCGCGACCACGCTCGCAGCGAGGAACCAGGGTCGCGCTGCCGTCGCTGCAGTCGCCATCGATTGGTTCGGCGAGATATCGCGTAGCTTTCGGAAGCCGCCGTAGAGCGCTATCGGGAGGACGAGCCACAGGCCGACCATCGTCAGGACGAGGTGCCCACGCCCCGTCGACTGGAGGCTCTCGAACGTGTAGAGCGTCCCTGCGAGGTGGCCGCCGGTGAACAGCAGTCCCAGTACCGACGCGATCGTGAGGTACGAGAACCGACGCCCGATGAGCGCCAGCGCCTCCTCGCCGAGCAGTTCTCTACGGGCCGCAGGGAGCACGCCGCCTGCGACCACGAGCGTTCCGCCGGTCCACAGCGCCGCGAAGACGGTGTGAATCGTCATCACGACGTCGAGCATCGACACCATCACTGCCCCTCCACGGTCGAACGGGCTGCTCGCCCCGAATTCGGGGTCTCGTCAGTCGATTCGCGAACCTCTAGCGAGGTGCGTACGTTCCGTTCGCTCCGACGGTGAAGACCGGCGTGCATCGTTCGCCCGAATCTGGGACGGCAATAGGTAAACAACGATGGAAGCATCCCAGAGTGTGGGAGTGGGGCGTGGCCGGCGGCGTCCAGCGACGGCATCGTCGACTGCCGACCATCGGCGTCTCGGAACACCTGCAACTCCCACGTCCTGGGACGACCCGATAGCTCTAAACGACCATCGTCACAAGATGGATGTAACTGGCGGCGCACTCGGCTCCGAGTCGAGGCGCCTCGAGAACACTATATTCGAATGACCGAGGAATACGTCGACCGTACGCGGCTTTCGCTCGTCCCCTCGCGGTCGAACGAGACGCGGACAGCGACCGACGTGGACCGAGAATCCTCGACGGACGACGACGACCCGCCCGTGTCGGCAGTCCTCCGATCGCTCGACGACGACAAGTGCAGGGCGATACTCGCGACGCTGGACGAACCGAAGTCCGCGACCGAACTCTGCGACGAGTGCGACCTCTCGAGTTCGACGGTGTACCGGAAACTCGAGCGACTCCGGGACGCGGCACTCGTCAAGGAGTACACCGAGGTCCGCAGCGACGGACCGAACGCCACCCTCTACGAGCGGCACTTCACGGACGTCTCGATCAGTATCGACGGCGACGAGTTCGCGGTCTCCATCGACCGACCAGCGGAGGACCCGGAGGAACGGTTGGCGACCTTCTGGTCGGAGATGCGGCGAGAGTCATGACGGACGCCATCGTCGTCGTCCTCGGCCTCGTCAAGGTCGCCGCGCTCATACTCGGGGGCGTCGTCTCCCTGTTGGCGTATCGCGCGTATCAGCGAACGCGGATCGAGGGCCTCCAGTACTTCGCAGTGGGTCTCGTGGTCATCACGATCGGGACGTTCCTGGTCGGTGTCCTCCACCACGTCTTCGCCATCCCGAGCGTTCAGGGGATGCTCTTCGAGAGTCTCGTCGCCTGCGCCGGCTTTCTCGTCATGATCTACGGCCTCTACGGCCACTGAACGGTTCGGGGGCGACGACGCGTCCTCGACCTCGATGTCCTCACTAGCAAATGCATTCGTGGCCCTGGCCAGACTGCCCGACGATGTAGGCGTGCAGTTCCTCGGCGAGCGCGTACATTTTCTCGGCACGGTCGGCAGCGGCGAGCCCATCCCGATAGTACGTCTTCGCCCGATGGTCCCGCCAGAGTTCCGCGAGCTCGTTCGCAGTCGTCTCGGAAAATGTGCCAATCCGAGCGGCTTCCCCGTAGACGCCGGGATGAGTGCCGGGGAGTTCGTCGGGGTCAGTAGTACCTCGCTCGAGGAGTCGAAATTCGACTGTTCGTTCGATAGCGACGAACGACGCTTCGATCACGAGCGTGTAGAATTCCTCGTCGCGGAGTGCGTCTGCGCCTGCCAGGAGGCGGCATGCTTTCCGGAGTTGCAAGAGCGCTGGGCTACTGACGTCGAGACCGGGTTCCACGTGGGTCGGTCGTCGGTCGAACGCAGCTTGCGCATCGGCGATGAGTTGTTCGATGCGAGTGCTACTCATCGGCAAACACCTCGGTTCGGAGTGCGGTCAGCTCTCCGCTCCCGTGGACTGCGATGCCTTCCTCGAAGATTTCCCGGAGTTTCGATCTTGCTCGAGTTGCGCTCTCAGTGGTCTCGACGTAGGGCTCGAACTCGAAGCGCTCGCCATCGAACCGTTCTGCTTCCAGATCGGTCACGACCTCGGTGACGGTTCGTCTGGCGGTTGTCCGGTCGCCACGAACGACGACGAACAGATCGATGTCGCTGCGCCGGTCAGCCTCACCGCGAGCGACGCTCCCGAAGACGAGGACTCCCACGAGATCTTCGACCTCGTCGGTCGTTTCGAGGGCGTTTGTTACGCGGTCGACGAATTCTCGTGTCGGCGGGCGGAACTCCGGTTGCTCGATGGCGAAGACGGGGTCGTCCTTCTGGAGGCGTTCCGGGTGTATCGAGACGTAGTTCCGCTGTGGCGTCTCGCGAACTCGGACTGCGCTGATGCTCTCGAGTAACTCGACGGCTCGCCACACGGTCGATCTGGACACGTCGGTCGCGTCGACAAGTTCGGGAATGGTGAACTCCGACTCGTGCGCATCGGCAAGAACTCGAAGAATCTCATCGGCCGCTTCTATCCGGAAGACTGTGCCATCGCTCGGCGAGGGCACGTCCACGCAGATACTTATACCTCGTCCCATGAAATCGGACACTATCCGATACTGTGCAACGACATATAAATATGGTGCCAAGGGGAAACTCGCTGTTCACCCTCTCCTCGTGAAGGGTGAGCGATACCGCCACGGCGCATCGTCCTCCAGAGCAGTTCTGAAGGGGGACGTGACCTCTGAGGAGATCGTGACCGTCAGGCGGTCGGCGTCGCCGTCGCTTCGGCAGCGTCGCGGTGCGTTTCGAGGTATTCCTCGGCGTCGAGTGCGGCCATGCTGCCGGTTCCGGCGGACGTGATCGCCTGTCGGTACCGGGGGTCGGCGACGTCGCCGGCGGCGAACACGCCGTCGGCGTCCGTCCGCGCTGTCGGCCGACCAGTGTCCTCGGTCTGCGTGAAGACGTAGCCGCTCTCGTCCCGTTCGACGGCAGTCCCTTCGAGGAATCCCGTGTTCGGCGTGTGGCCGACGGCGTAGAACACGCCGCCGACGTCGACCGTCTCTCGTGCGACGTCGACGCCGGACGCGGCCCTCTCCCTGGGGTAGCCCTCGGGATGGGAGACGAGCGTGACGCCGGTGACGCCATCGTCCCGCGAGCCGTGGATGGCGTCGAGTTCCGTGTTCCAGCGGAACTGGACCGACTCGTGCTCGCGAGCGCGGTCGGCCATGATCTCGGATGCGCGAAGTTCCTCGCGACGGTGGACGACCGTCACGGTGTCGGCGAACTTCGCGAGGAAGAGCGCTTCCTCCATCGCGCTGTCGCCGCCGCCGACGACGAGGACGTCGTCGCCGCGGTGGAACGCGCCGTCGCACGTCGCGCACGTCGAGAGTCCGTGCCCCATCAATTCGTCCTCGTTCTCGGCGCCGACCCAGCGTGCGCTCGCGCCGGTCGCGACGATCAGCGCTCGCGTGCGGATCGAGTCGCCGTTCGACAGCGAGAGCGCTATCGGGTCGTCGTCGAGGACGGCATCGTCGATGCGGCCGTGCTGGAACTCGGCGCCGAACTTCTCGGCTTGCTCTTTTCCCCGTTGGACGAGGTCCATGCCGCCGACGCCGTCGGGGAACCCGAGGTAGTTCTCGACGTCGGTCGTCAGCGTGAGCTGGCCGCCGGGCTCGTCGCCCTCGAGCACGAGCGGGTCGAGGTCGGCGCGCGCGGCGTACACAGCGGCCGAGAGGCCAGCGATCCCCGACCCGGCGACGACGAGGTCGCGAACGTCCCCGGTCATCTACTGGCTGTAGGATTCGACGAGCGTTCGAAGTTCCTCCTCGCTCTGGAGGCCGACGAGTTCCTCGACCTGGTCGCCGTCGGCGAACAGGACGAGCGTCGGGACGCCACGGACGCCGTAGGCCTGCGCGAGTGGCTGGTTGGCGTCGACGTCGACCTTGGCGACGGTCGCGTCGGTGTCCGCGGCGAGCGTCTCGACGACGGGTTCGAGCATCTGGCAGGGGCCACACCAGTCGGCGTAGAAGTCCACGAGGACGACGTCGTTCTCGGCGACGAGGACGTCGAGTTGTGACTCGCCGTCGACGTGGCGGGGTTCGTTCGCGGTGGCGGTGCCGGCGTCGGCTGCAGTATCAGTCGTCATCATCAGTTCCTACGAACCGGCACCAATTAAGAGTTTTGGAGAATATTCACAATACCGCACAACCGAGTTCTGTGACCAGGAACGCGGTCTTCCCACTCGGCCCCCAGGGTCGTGTCTCACCGACCGGAAGTCTTGTAGGGTGCGCACAGATGAGTAGAGAAGAGAGAGAAGACGGCGTTAGCCTTCGACGGGAGGAGCCGAGGCCTCGGACTGCTCGTACTTGTCCTCGAACTCCTGGATGAGCTGGCCCATCTTCGCGTACCAGTCGTTGAGCAGTCGCTGCATCTCGTCCGCGATCTGGGACGGGTCCGTCGGCGAGTAGACGTGGTAGTAACCGCCCTGGTCGTAGTTGATCTGGTCCTTCTCGATGAAGCCGGTCTGGAGCAGGCGCTGGACGGCTCGGTACGCGGTGGAGCGTTCGCGGTCGACTGCCTCGGCGATCTCGTCGACGGTCAGCCGTTCGTCCGCCTCGACGAGTGCCTGGAAGCACTCCTTGTCGAGCTCCTTGAGGCCGTGGAAACACTCGAGCAGACCCTCGCAGGCCATGTCTCGACGGAGCTGTTCGGACATCGAATCGGGCATGGTTATCGTCGGTATATTGGCTCCGGGCCATTAAAAGACTTTTGCACAGTCTGCACAATTTCGCGGTTGGCGGTAACGGTTTGACTGACAGGCGGTTTGGAGCGACGACGGCCTAGTCCGCAGCGGACGCCTGCCGGCGACGCGTCACGCGGAGCGAGGCGATCGTCGTGTAGAGGATCGCGACGGCGACGACGACTGCCGCGCCGACGACGAGGACCAGACCGAGCGTCTCCAGGGTGGGGCTGCCGACGAAGCTGCCGACCTCGCCGATGCCGACCGCGATGGCGCCGACCAGTAGCATGCCGCCGAAGTAGCCCTTGATGCCGTCGGAGTCGACGACAGCGGTCGCCGCGGAGCCGACCCGGGCGCCGAGTGCGCTCCCGAACAGCAGCGGCGCGACGATGCCGAGGTCGACGCCGCCGCCCTGGCCGTAGAGGTAGCTCCCGAGGCCGCCGGAGAAGACGATCTCGAAGAGGTCCGTCCCGACGGCGACGGGGACCGGGACGCCGATCGCGTACAGCATTGCGGGCATCCGGATGAAGCCGCCACCGACGCCGAGGAAGCCCGAAAGCAGGCCGGTTGCGAAGGCGACGCTAGTGATGACCCACACGGAGACGCGGACGTCGCCGCGGAGCGTCACCATCGGCGGAATCCGAACCGTCCGCTGGATCTTCTTCGCGATCTCGGGGATCTCGTACTCGCTGAGGTCCCTGTCGGCTGCCTCGTGGTCCATCCCACCGCCGCCGCCGTCACCGTCGCCGCCTTTCAGGGCGTCGCGGGTGACCATCGCGCCGACGCCGCCCAGGAGGACGACGTAGGCGACGCTGATGATCCCGCCCGCGAGTCCCAGCGACTGGAGGTAGTAGACGCTGGCGCGCCCGGCCTCGATGCCGATGGTGGTCCCGGTGATCATGATCACGCCGAGCTTGTAGTCGACCTGCCCGAGGTCGTGGTGTTTGAGGGTCGCGATGACGGCCGTCCCGAAGACGAACGCCATCCCGCTCCCGACCGCGACGGGTGCCGGATAGTCGAGCATCAACAGGGCGGGCGTCACGAGGAACGAGCCGCCCATGCCGAAGAACCCGAAGAGGATGCCGACGACGAGGCCGAATCCGACGAACAGCGCCAGCATCTCGGGGCTCGTCCCAAGGACGTCGAGCACGTTGGGGAGGTTATCGAGCATCCGATTCACCTCCGATCAGGAACTTCATGAGGTGGGGTCCGAAGAGTCGTTCGAGACCGCCGTAGCCCACGTACAGCACGATGGCCTCCAGGAGGATCGTGCCGATGAGCAAGGCCGTCTCCGGGTCCCACGTCGGTACCGCTAGTCCTGCCATCGATTCTCACTCCGATCTTCGAACGCGGAAATTCGCTGTTGGCACATTTCTGCTCGGTTCCTCCTATCCCTCTCATGCCTATAACGGTTTTGGGATTACTACACAATACTATATTCGGGTAACCCCCGCGGGACCACCGATAACCCACTGATAACGTATGGAGCCTGCTCGGCCTCCGACCACCTGTAGTGCGAGTCGAATCCGCCGAGCGCACGCGTCGGGGGACGACTCCCGAACGAGAGCACGCTCGCGCGCCCAGATCACCACCGAAATCGATCCAGACGTACCAACCGTTCCGGCGAAGTCCACTCATCACCGCGGGGAGTGACCTGTCGGGAGAAGAAGTCCGCGACGAACGCCGCGGGGGCTCGTCAGTCGTCCGGTGCGACCGTTCCAGGCCCGGACGTCGCGGGCGCAGGCGGCTCGTGCGTCCCGAACTCGGGATGGGTCTCCTCCATCCAGCCGTACACCACGAGCCCGGAGACGAACATCAGGCCAGCGGTCACGTAGAATGCGGCTTCGGCGTTCACGAACTCCATCGAGAGGCCGATCACGACCGCTCCGACCGCGTATCCGGAGTCGCGCCACATCCGATAGACGCCCATGCCGGCCGAGCGCCACGTCGGGTGCGCCGCGTCGCTGGGGACCGTCATCAGGTTCGGGTACAGGAGCGCCATCCCGAGCCCGGACGTGCCAGCGAGGACGACCCACGGGAGGTAGCTATCGACGAGCACCATCCCGAGGACGCCGGCTCCCGCCAGGAACATCCCGAGGACGACCGGCGGACGGCGACCGATCCGGTCCGCGAGACCGCCAGTCGCGATCTGGAGGAAATACATCGCACTGTGGACGCCGACGACGACGCCGACCGCCGCGATGTCCAGGTCCTGGCTGAGTAGATACAGGGGGACGGCGATCCAGAACAGCGTGTCGACGAAGTTCTCGACGTGCCCCGCTTGCGCAGCGGCGAACAGCGTCCGGTCCCCGTACGTCGCGCGCTTCAGCACTTCGACGAACGGGAGGTTCGCGTCGTGGTGGTCGTCGTCGCCCTCTGCCTGCGCGTACTGGACGGTCTCCTTGATCAGGAAGACCGAGACGAGCAAGGCCAGCACGACGACGACGGCGAGGAAGTAGAACGGCTCCGGCCGGAGGCTCCACCGGCTCGCGATGACGCCCGTGATCCAGGCGCCGACGGCGACGCCGGTGTAGCCGAAGGACTCGTCGATGCCGACCGCGAGCCCGCGCTGATCGGGACCTGCGAGGTCGATTTTCGCGTTGATTGCCATACTCCAGGTCAGCGCCTGGTTGATCCCCAATAGAACGTTCCCGACCGTGATCCAGCCCCAGCTCGGCGCGAAGACGAGGATGATCGGGAGGGGGAGCGCCGTCGCCCACCCGGCGACGAGCACGGGTTTGCGGCCGTACGTCTCGCCCCACTTGCCGGCGTAGAGGTTGAGGACCGACTTCACGACCCCGAACGAAACGACGAACGACCCGATGACGAGGAACGACTCCACGCCGAGGACGTCCTCCCCCAGCGCGGGGACGACGGTGCGTTCGGACCCGATGGTCAGCCCGGTCGCGAACACGAGCAGGACGTGCAGCGAGAACTGCCCGACGTGTTCGCGAATTCCCTGTTCGAGTTCAGTTGTCGTACTCATTGGTATCGTAGTTCAGTGGTTCATTTGTCGGTTACAGGAGGACGAACGCGGCGGCGTACGCGAGCGCGAACGACAGGAGGAACGACCCCGCCCACGCCCCCACTGTCACGAGAATCTTTCTGGCATCTATCGCCGCCCGGCCGCCGACCGCGGCGCCGCTCCCGATGATGGCGCTGACGACGATCTCGTTGAACGACACGGGGACCCCTAGCAGGACGGCCAGTTGCGCGATCAGGAACGACGGGACGAGCGCCGAGATGGAGCGCCGCGGGCCGAGCGACGAGTAGTCCTGCGCGAGCGACTTGATCATCCGGGGCGCGCCCGTCCACGAGCCCGCGAGCATCCCGAAGCCACCCCCGACGAGCACGGCGAACGCCGAAACCATCCCCACCTCGTCGAGCAGGGGGAGCAGCGGCCCGACGGCGAGGCCGACCTGGCTGCCGCCCGCGGAGAACGCCACGAGCGAGCCGAGCGCGAGCAGTACGCGCCGCAGGCCGCCGCGTTCGTCACGGCTCACGTCCCACCAGACGACCGCCGCGACGGCCAGCGCCGCGAGGCCAGTGACGACGACCGCCGACGCGAGTCCGTCGACCGCCAGCGTCCGCTGCGCGAGACCGCGGACGGTTCCCGCCGCGCGCCCCGCGCCGAGAAAGCCGAACTCGACGTTCACGAGGACGGCACCGACGAGACCGGCGAGTCCCGGGATACTGTAGCGTTCGGGGACGTCGGACCGCGGAAGGACGCTGGCGATGGCGAACGCGATGCCGCCGCCGACGAACGGCGTCAGCACCCAGACGGCGGCGATCTGCTGGTACTTCGCCCAGACCGGCGTCCCGCCGAGGGCGAGGCCGACCCCGACGACCGCGCCCGTGACGGTGAACGCGGTCGCGATCGGATAGCCGGTCGTGATGCCGACTGCCATCAGTCCCGCGCCCAACACGAGCACGAGGATGACGCCGGCGACGGGCAGGCTGATGCCGCCGACGAGGCCGCTCCCGACGGCTTCCGAGACGTTGCTGCCCTGCGTGACGGCGCCAGCGAACCCGAAGATACCGACGAGGAAGGCGGCCCGCATCGTTCCGATGGCGTTCGCGCCGACGGCGGGAGCGAACGGCGTCGCGCCGCTCGACCCGGCGCCGATCACCCACGCCATGAACAGGCTGGCGAGCGCTGCACCGACGAAGAGGGCGAGGAGGGCGGGGTCCATGGGAACTGAGGTCAGTCTGCGCCCGTCGGGGTAGCGTCAGTCGTCTGTGTGCGGCTCCGCCAGTAGCCCTGGGCGTACGCGCCGAGGAACATCCCGGCGAGCGCCCAGAGGATGGTGACGTTACCGACGCCGAGGCTCGCGTACGCGGCACCGGGGCAGATCCCGGAGAGCCCCCAGCCGACGCCGAAGACGGCGCCGCCGACGAGGACGTTCCGGTCGAACGGCTTCAGGCGCCGCTCGTAGGGGTCGCCCGTGAGGGGTGCGGCATCACGGATCCGGGGCAACAGTGCGAACGCGATCCCGGAGACGATCGCGGCGCCGAACATGACGAACGGAAGTCCGAGGTCGTCGAACTGGAGGAAGTTCAGCACGACCTCCGGCCGCGCCATGTGGCTGAACCCGAGCCCGAACCCGAACACTAGGCCGCCGACGAAGATCAGCGGCTTGAACAGCGGGTGGCGGTCAGCCATCTAGGGGCTCACCCCGAGTGCGGCGACGACCTGCGCGGTCCCGATGGCTACGGTCAGGAACGTCACGACGCCGACGAGCGACGTCTTCGACGCCGAGCCGACGCCGCAGACGCCGTGCCCGGACGTACAACCCTTCCCGATGCGGGTCCCGATGCCGACCAGGATGCCGCCGAGGAACAGCCGCCAGGGCTGGACGTCGGTCGTCCACAGCGTCACGCCGGCGACGTCGTACAGCTGCCCGGTCGTCCCGGGTTCGTACAGCGAACTCGTGACTAGGCCGGACTGGAACGTGGCCGCGAACGCGAGCCCGCCCAGGACGATGCCGGCCGTGAACACGAGTCGCCAGTCGCGCGAGGCGACGTACTTCTGGAACCGCGACTGGTCGGAGACGTACGACAGCGTCGACTCCAGGAACG
This genomic window from Halorubellus sp. JP-L1 contains:
- a CDS encoding YeeE/YedE family protein, with the protein product MVLDPAPIQMAAELFPNGISRYAIGGLLVGLGTVIIYVGTGIPAGASTFLESTLSYVSDQSRFQKYVASRDWRLVFTAGIVLGGLAFAATFQSGLVTSSLYEPGTTGQLYDVAGVTLWTTDVQPWRLFLGGILVGIGTRIGKGCTSGHGVCGVGSASKTSLVGVVTFLTVAIGTAQVVAALGVSP